A region from the Anomaloglossus baeobatrachus isolate aAnoBae1 chromosome 11, aAnoBae1.hap1, whole genome shotgun sequence genome encodes:
- the LOC142256652 gene encoding phospholipase A2 inhibitor and Ly6/PLAUR domain-containing protein-like isoform X1 translates to MCADNRTSRRKSEKVPIIHNEEPGHSTLHDLCSCCLSNSTTCKESEVECLGNRCMTASQYVDRKGNVFKSILKSCANETFCGTNGSVAIKNAMYRFYVKCCTGHLCNTDGYELISEDPTPNGVKCPSAYCIGTFEKCNSTKEINCTGSMNRCFQFRGQARYPGDTWKNVSAKGCTNYIACKYNFKNIMAVPEQPGIEIIC, encoded by the exons ATGTGTGCAGACAACAGGACAAGCAGAAGAAAATCCGAGAAGGTGCCCATTATCCACAATGAAGAACCTGGTCACTCTACTTTGCATGATCTCTGCTCTTGTTGTCTCAG CAACTCTACAACATGTAAAGAGTCTGAGGTTGAATGTCTTGGAAATCGATGCATGACCGCTTCCCAATATGTTGACAGAA AAGGTAATGTGTTTAAATCCATACTAAAAAGCTGCGCGAATGAAACCTTTTGTGGAACCAATGGCTCAGTAGCAATAAAGAATGCAATGTATCGATTTTATGTCAAATGCTGCACTGGACACTTATGCAATACCGATGGATATGAAC TTATTTCTGAAGATCCAACACCTAATGGTGTGAAATGTCCATCTGCCTACTGTATCGGCACCTTTGAGAAATGTAACAGTACCAAGGAGATAAACTGCACTGGATCCATGAACAGATGTTTCCAATTCAGGGGACAAGCACGCTATCCTG GGGATACATGGAAAAATGTTTCTGCCAAAGGTTGTACTAATTATATTGCCTGCaaatataattttaaaaatatCATGGCGGTTCCAGAACAACCAGGGATAGAAATAATCTGTTAG
- the LOC142256652 gene encoding phospholipase A2 inhibitor and Ly6/PLAUR domain-containing protein-like isoform X2, with protein MKNLVTLLCMISALVVSALTYKCYSGFSSNSTTCKESEVECLGNRCMTASQYVDRKGNVFKSILKSCANETFCGTNGSVAIKNAMYRFYVKCCTGHLCNTDGYELISEDPTPNGVKCPSAYCIGTFEKCNSTKEINCTGSMNRCFQFRGQARYPGDTWKNVSAKGCTNYIACKYNFKNIMAVPEQPGIEIIC; from the exons ATGAAGAACCTGGTCACTCTACTTTGCATGATCTCTGCTCTTGTTGTCTCAG CTTTAACCTATAAATGTTATTCGGGCTTCTCCAGCAACTCTACAACATGTAAAGAGTCTGAGGTTGAATGTCTTGGAAATCGATGCATGACCGCTTCCCAATATGTTGACAGAA AAGGTAATGTGTTTAAATCCATACTAAAAAGCTGCGCGAATGAAACCTTTTGTGGAACCAATGGCTCAGTAGCAATAAAGAATGCAATGTATCGATTTTATGTCAAATGCTGCACTGGACACTTATGCAATACCGATGGATATGAAC TTATTTCTGAAGATCCAACACCTAATGGTGTGAAATGTCCATCTGCCTACTGTATCGGCACCTTTGAGAAATGTAACAGTACCAAGGAGATAAACTGCACTGGATCCATGAACAGATGTTTCCAATTCAGGGGACAAGCACGCTATCCTG GGGATACATGGAAAAATGTTTCTGCCAAAGGTTGTACTAATTATATTGCCTGCaaatataattttaaaaatatCATGGCGGTTCCAGAACAACCAGGGATAGAAATAATCTGTTAG